The genome window CTTTGGTTTTGCCTTCCGTGTATCCCAGTGGAATCCGATAAGTGGCTTCCCAGAATTCTCCTGGCCTGTCGTTCTGGAGGCGCTGCGTCGCGAGCTTCTGGCCATCGACCAAAATGTCGAACATACGGTTGCCGGTTTCCGAACCCCACCAGGTGCAGATCAATTCGTTGGTGCCGGCCGCATCGACTTTCATGTCGAACGAGAACCAGCCGCCATCGACCGCATGACGCAGCTTACGGCCGCTGTATTCGCCCGCATCGCTGCGTTCACCCTGCACATTGTGATCCCGTTCGGGCTGCATTTCTCCCGGTTGAAACCAATCGATCGTCCGTGCCTCCAGTGCCTGTTGTGCGGCCTGGACTGCTGCATGTTGTAATTGCTGCCGCTGCCATTGCTCCGCGGAAAACACGTCCCAATAAACCGCCTGGCGCCGATCATGCAATTCGTAAAACGGTTTGAGGATTGCATCGCGAGGCTTGCCGATGTTCCACGATCTGAAGTTTAAAGCTTCGCCGTCGGCAGCTGCGAGCGACTTCGACAACGGTTCTTCGGTCACAAACGCGGGCACCGCATTTGTGCTTCCAACAGGGCCCATGTCGCCAGCGAGGAGAATCGGGCCGGCAAAGACCGCCTGGCGGGCAGGGTTGTCGGGCATGGCTTCGGTTCGCAAATTCATCGGAAGCTCGACTTCAACAACATCCCCGGTCTGCCACTCACGTTCGACGGTGACATAGGTTTGTGGTTGAAACCGGGCGTCGACGGTCTGCCCGTTCAGTTTCACAGCGAATCCATTGGATGCCCATGCGGGATGGCGAACGTGCAGCGCGAGACGGAGAGGCTTGTCCG of Verrucomicrobiia bacterium contains these proteins:
- a CDS encoding DUF6805 domain-containing protein translates to DYYERAMWNHILASLNPENGRVCYFVSLEPGGHKQYLGLHDFTCCNGTGMENHGSYNDNIYFHGRDELWVNQFVASELHWAEKGLRLRQETVFPKAGRSRIAILADKPLRLALHVRHPAWASNGFAVKLNGQTVDARFQPQTYVTVEREWQTGDVVEVELPMNLRTEAMPDNPARQAVFAGPILLAGDMGPVGSTNAVPAFVTEEPLSKSLAAADGEALNFRSWNIGKPRDAILKPFYELHDRRQAVYWDVFSAEQWQRQQLQHAAVQAAQQALEARTIDWFQPGEMQPERDHNVQGERSDAGEYSGRKLRHAVDGGWFSFDMKVDAAGTNELICTWWGSETGNRMFDILVDGQKLATQRLQNDRPGEFWEATYRIPLGYTEGKTKVSIRLQAHPGNFAGGLFGARMVRPNGGT